Proteins from a genomic interval of Streptomyces sp. SID8374:
- a CDS encoding LCP family protein, producing MSNDVMPPGPRASRRAPKPRKRRRGLKITLGVLLVLLLAGGGTAYWLYSSLDGNIKGVDIDKALGEDRPEKLPTSGQNLLVLGSDSRDGAENEALGGGGSVSGARSDTALVVHIPEGRAKAVAVSIPRDTLVTRPECAKDGGATVPAKERVMFNSVYAQVGPACVVKTVEKMSGVRIDHYLEINFAGFKDLVDAIGGVTVDVPLDIDDKASGLNLTAGPQKLDGTESLAYVRTRHGIGDGSDLGRIGLQQQFLIALLSEVKSQDLLGSPANSYKIANSATKSLTTDSELASLTSLAEFGRSMNGVDPATMETIMLPVAYDKADPNRVVAAEPQAGQLWKAIREDTAIPEEAKKSPATGG from the coding sequence ATGAGCAACGACGTCATGCCTCCGGGCCCCCGCGCCTCCCGCCGCGCCCCCAAGCCCCGCAAGCGCCGCCGCGGCCTCAAGATCACGCTCGGCGTCCTCCTCGTCCTGCTGCTCGCGGGCGGTGGCACCGCGTACTGGCTCTACAGCAGTCTCGACGGGAACATCAAGGGCGTCGACATCGACAAGGCGCTCGGTGAGGACCGCCCGGAGAAGCTCCCCACCAGCGGGCAGAACCTGCTGGTCCTGGGCTCGGACTCGCGGGACGGGGCGGAGAACGAGGCGCTGGGCGGGGGCGGGAGCGTCAGCGGTGCCCGGTCCGACACCGCGCTGGTGGTCCACATACCCGAGGGCCGTGCCAAGGCCGTCGCCGTCTCCATACCGCGCGACACCCTGGTGACCCGGCCCGAGTGCGCCAAGGACGGCGGGGCGACCGTGCCCGCCAAGGAGCGCGTCATGTTCAACTCCGTCTACGCGCAGGTCGGTCCGGCCTGTGTGGTGAAGACGGTGGAGAAGATGTCCGGCGTCCGCATCGACCACTACCTGGAGATCAACTTCGCCGGGTTCAAGGACCTGGTCGACGCCATCGGCGGTGTCACCGTCGACGTACCGCTGGACATCGACGACAAGGCGTCGGGGCTCAACCTCACCGCGGGTCCGCAGAAGCTGGACGGGACCGAGTCCCTCGCGTACGTACGGACCCGGCACGGTATCGGTGACGGCAGCGACCTCGGCCGTATCGGGCTCCAGCAGCAGTTCCTGATCGCCCTGCTGAGCGAGGTCAAGTCGCAGGATCTGCTGGGCAGTCCGGCCAACTCGTACAAGATCGCCAACTCGGCCACCAAGTCGCTCACCACCGACTCGGAGCTCGCCTCGCTCACCTCGCTGGCGGAGTTCGGCCGCTCCATGAACGGCGTCGACCCGGCCACGATGGAGACCATCATGCTGCCGGTGGCGTACGACAAGGCCGACCCGAACCGGGTGGTCGCCGCCGAGCCGCAGGCCGGTCAGCTGTGGAAGGCGATCCGCGAGGACACCGCGATCCCCGAGGAAGCGAAGAAGTCGCCCGCCACCGGCGGCTGA
- a CDS encoding amino acid permease encodes MFRTKSVEQSILDTEEPEHALKKSLSALDLTVFGVGVIIGTGIFVLTGKVAKETAGPATAIAFVAAGVVCALAALCYAEFASTVPVAGSAYTFSYASLGELVAWIIGWDLVLEFALGTAVVAVGWSGYVRSLMDNVNWTMPEALSGPDVAEGLGFDILAFALVLILTVILVIGMKLSARVTSVVVAIKVGVVLMVIVAGLFFIKAENYKPFIPPAEKQPTGSGWDAPLVQLIFGYEPTNFGIMGIFTAASIVFFAFIGFDVVATAAEETKLPQRDMPRGILGSLIICTVLYVAVSIVVTGMQHYSELSVSAPLADAFKATGHPFYAGLISFGAAVGLTTVCMILLLGQTRVFFAMSRDGLLPRFFSKTHPRFRTPYRPTILLGVLIAIIAGFTSIDELATLVNIGTLFAFVVVALGVLVLRRTRPDLPRAFRTPWVPLLPIASVAASVWLMLNLPVETWVRFGAWMVLGVIIYFVYGRRHSLLGKQAR; translated from the coding sequence ATGTTCCGCACCAAGTCCGTCGAACAGTCGATCCTTGACACCGAGGAGCCGGAGCACGCGCTCAAGAAGTCCCTCTCCGCCCTGGACCTCACGGTCTTCGGCGTGGGCGTCATCATCGGTACCGGCATCTTCGTCCTCACGGGCAAGGTCGCCAAGGAGACGGCCGGCCCGGCGACCGCCATCGCCTTCGTCGCGGCCGGCGTCGTCTGCGCCCTGGCCGCGCTCTGTTACGCCGAGTTCGCCTCCACCGTCCCCGTCGCCGGCTCCGCGTACACGTTCTCGTACGCCTCGCTCGGCGAGCTGGTGGCCTGGATCATCGGCTGGGACCTGGTGCTGGAGTTCGCGCTGGGCACGGCGGTGGTCGCCGTCGGCTGGTCCGGCTACGTCCGCTCGCTGATGGACAACGTCAACTGGACGATGCCCGAAGCCCTTTCGGGACCGGACGTGGCGGAAGGACTCGGCTTCGACATCCTCGCCTTCGCCCTGGTCCTGATCCTGACCGTCATCCTGGTCATCGGCATGAAGCTCTCCGCCCGGGTCACCTCGGTCGTCGTGGCGATCAAGGTCGGCGTGGTCCTCATGGTGATCGTCGCGGGCCTGTTCTTCATCAAGGCCGAGAACTACAAGCCCTTCATCCCGCCGGCCGAGAAGCAGCCCACCGGCTCCGGCTGGGACGCCCCGCTGGTCCAGCTGATCTTCGGCTACGAGCCCACCAACTTCGGCATCATGGGCATCTTCACCGCCGCCTCCATCGTCTTCTTCGCCTTCATCGGCTTCGACGTGGTGGCCACCGCCGCCGAGGAGACCAAGCTGCCCCAGCGCGACATGCCGCGCGGCATCCTCGGCTCGCTCATCATCTGCACGGTGCTCTACGTGGCGGTCTCGATCGTCGTCACCGGCATGCAGCACTACAGCGAACTCTCCGTCAGCGCCCCGCTCGCCGACGCCTTCAAGGCCACCGGGCACCCGTTCTACGCCGGTCTGATCAGCTTCGGCGCGGCGGTCGGCCTCACCACGGTCTGCATGATCCTGCTGCTCGGCCAGACCCGCGTCTTCTTCGCGATGAGCCGGGACGGACTGCTGCCGCGCTTCTTCTCCAAGACGCACCCGCGCTTCCGCACCCCGTACCGCCCGACGATCCTGCTCGGTGTGCTGATCGCGATCATCGCCGGGTTCACGAGCATCGACGAGCTGGCCACCCTGGTGAACATCGGCACGCTCTTCGCGTTCGTCGTCGTCGCGCTCGGCGTCCTGGTCCTGCGCCGCACCCGCCCCGACCTGCCCCGCGCCTTCCGCACCCCGTGGGTGCCGCTGCTGCCGATCGCCTCGGTGGCCGCCTCGGTCTGGCTGATGCTCAATCTGCCGGTGGAGACCTGGGTCCGGTTCGGGGCCTGGATGGTGCTCGGAGTGATCATCTACTTCGTGTACGGGCGCCGCCACAGCCTGCTGGGCAAGCAGGCCCGCTAG
- a CDS encoding sugar ABC transporter permease, with protein MTTDKSAASLDKTPAPADAPVGNPDAAEGAATVVDPRLLIREQGFAGYITEFKRKISGGDLGSIPVVVGLAIIAIVFQSMNSEFLSAKNISDIATTMVATGMMAVGIIFVLLLGEIDLSVGSVSGVSGALVAVLSVTQGMNEWLAILVAIVSGAVIGAIHGFFFARIGAPAFAVTLAGLLFWLGFMLQLLGDSGTINLDGDGVVGKLTTYYFTDVAAAYGLAAVAVIGYFAAAFLDTRRREAAGIPSRPIADIALRTGVLAVFAFAAAYMFNQYRGLPLALVLFLIVLVGTDFVLRRTAYGRKIFALGGSVEASRRAGINVTAIRISVFSIAGTFAAIGGLFWASKIAAANQGSGTGDLLMNVIAAAVIGGTSLFGGRGRTWNALLGVMVIVSIQYGLSLEGIATPIQYMVTGAVLLATVVIDSVTRKTQKTAGRA; from the coding sequence GTGACCACCGACAAGTCCGCGGCCTCGCTGGACAAGACCCCCGCCCCGGCGGACGCGCCGGTCGGCAACCCCGACGCGGCCGAGGGCGCGGCCACGGTCGTCGACCCCCGCCTGCTCATCCGCGAGCAGGGCTTCGCCGGATACATCACCGAGTTCAAGCGCAAGATCAGCGGCGGTGACCTGGGCTCCATCCCGGTGGTCGTCGGCCTCGCGATCATCGCCATCGTCTTCCAGAGCATGAACTCCGAGTTCCTCTCCGCGAAGAACATCAGCGACATCGCCACCACGATGGTCGCCACCGGCATGATGGCCGTCGGCATCATCTTCGTCCTGCTGCTCGGCGAGATCGACCTCTCGGTCGGCTCGGTCAGCGGTGTCTCCGGCGCCCTCGTCGCGGTGCTCAGCGTCACCCAGGGCATGAACGAGTGGCTGGCGATCCTCGTCGCCATCGTCAGCGGCGCGGTGATCGGCGCGATCCACGGCTTCTTCTTCGCCAGGATCGGCGCCCCGGCCTTCGCCGTCACCCTGGCCGGCCTGCTGTTCTGGCTCGGCTTCATGCTCCAGCTGCTCGGCGACTCCGGCACCATCAACCTGGACGGCGACGGGGTGGTCGGCAAGCTGACCACGTACTACTTCACCGATGTCGCCGCCGCCTACGGGCTCGCCGCCGTCGCGGTCATCGGCTACTTCGCCGCCGCCTTCCTGGACACCCGCCGCCGCGAGGCCGCGGGCATCCCGTCCCGGCCGATCGCCGACATCGCCCTGCGCACCGGCGTCCTCGCGGTGTTCGCGTTCGCCGCGGCGTACATGTTCAACCAGTACCGCGGCCTGCCGCTCGCCTTGGTCCTCTTCCTGATCGTCCTGGTCGGCACGGACTTCGTGCTGCGCCGCACGGCGTACGGGCGGAAGATCTTCGCGCTCGGCGGCAGCGTCGAGGCCTCCCGGCGCGCCGGTATCAACGTCACCGCGATCCGGATCTCCGTCTTCTCCATCGCGGGTACGTTCGCGGCGATCGGCGGCCTGTTCTGGGCCTCCAAGATCGCGGCGGCCAACCAGGGCTCCGGCACCGGCGACCTGCTGATGAACGTCATCGCGGCGGCCGTCATCGGCGGCACCAGCCTCTTCGGCGGCCGCGGCCGCACCTGGAACGCGCTGCTCGGTGTCATGGTGATCGTCTCCATCCAGTACGGACTGTCGCTGGAGGGCATCGCCACGCCGATCCAGTACATGGTCACCGGCGCCGTGCTGCTCGCCACGGTCGTCATCGACTCCGTCACCCGTAAGACCCAGAAGACCGCGGGCCGCGCCTGA
- a CDS encoding ATP-binding cassette domain-containing protein, protein MVHVTATPVLALRGVSKRFGAVQVLTDVELEVHAGEVVALVGDNGAGKSTLVKTIAGVHPIDEGVIEWEGEAVAIDKPHDAQNLGVATVYQDLALCDNIDVVGNLYLGRELRRFGILDEVEMERRSRELLSTLSIRIPSVRIPIASLSGGQRQTVAIARSMLGEPKLVILDEPTAALGVEQTAQVLDLVERLRERGHAVILISHNMADVKAVADKVAVLRLGRNNGVFDVKTTSQEEIISAITGATDNAVTRRAARNAEVSK, encoded by the coding sequence ATGGTTCACGTGACCGCTACGCCCGTGTTGGCGTTGCGAGGGGTCTCCAAGCGATTCGGTGCCGTCCAGGTACTCACCGATGTAGAGCTTGAGGTCCACGCCGGTGAGGTGGTCGCCCTGGTGGGCGACAACGGCGCCGGTAAATCAACGCTGGTCAAGACGATCGCCGGAGTGCACCCCATCGATGAGGGAGTCATCGAGTGGGAGGGCGAGGCGGTCGCGATCGACAAGCCGCACGACGCCCAGAACCTCGGCGTCGCCACCGTCTATCAGGACCTCGCGCTGTGCGACAACATCGATGTCGTCGGCAACCTCTACCTGGGCCGGGAGCTGCGCCGCTTCGGCATCCTGGACGAGGTGGAGATGGAGCGCCGCTCCCGCGAGCTGCTCTCCACGCTCTCCATCCGGATCCCGAGCGTCCGCATCCCGATCGCCTCGCTCTCCGGCGGCCAGCGCCAGACCGTGGCCATCGCCCGGTCGATGCTCGGCGAGCCCAAGCTCGTCATCCTCGACGAGCCGACCGCCGCCCTCGGCGTGGAGCAGACCGCCCAGGTCCTCGACCTCGTCGAGAGGCTCCGTGAGCGCGGTCACGCGGTCATCCTCATCAGCCACAACATGGCCGATGTGAAGGCCGTGGCCGACAAGGTCGCCGTGCTCCGGCTGGGCCGGAACAACGGTGTCTTCGATGTGAAGACCACCTCCCAGGAAGAGATCATCTCCGCCATCACGGGCGCCACGGACAACGCCGTGACCCGACGTGCGGCGCGCAACGCGGAGGTTTCCAAGTGA
- the dxs gene encoding 1-deoxy-D-xylulose-5-phosphate synthase, translating to MDLLTRIKGPRDLDRLGLDELDQLAEEIRTFLVDAVSKTGGHLGPNLGVVELTIALHRVFESPRDKVLWDTGHQSYVHKLLTGRQDFSRLKMKGGLSGYPSQAESEHDVIENSHASTVLGWADGLAKANEVLKKDDHVVAVIGDGALTGGMAWEALNNIAAAKDRPLVIVVNDNERSYAPTIGGLANHLATLRTTDGYERFLARGKDILERTPVVGRPLYETLHGAKKGLKDFIAPQGMFEDLGLKYVGPIDGHDIEALESALQRAKRFGGPVIVHCLTEKGRGYTPALEDEADRFHAVGKIHPDTGLPISTSGLDWTSVFGEEMLKLGQEREDIVAITAAMLQPVGLGKFEEAFPDRIYDVGIAEQHGAVSAAGLATGGLHPVFAVYATFLNRAFDQVLMDVALHKCGVTFVLDRAGVTGTDGASHNGMWDMSILQCVPTLRIAAPRDADQVRAQLREAVAVDDAPTVVRFSKGAVGPAVKAVGKAGGMDILREPKAARPDVLIVSVGALAPMCLEIADLLDAQGISSTVVDPRWVKPVDEALAPLAERHRVVVTVEDNSRAGGVGSAVAQALRDAGVDVPLRDFGIPPVFLDHASRGEVMAEIGLTAPDIARQVTGLVAKLDGRFESRAVEPARD from the coding sequence GTGGATCTGCTGACCCGCATCAAGGGACCGCGCGACCTGGACCGACTCGGCCTCGACGAGCTGGACCAGCTCGCGGAGGAGATCCGCACCTTCCTCGTCGACGCGGTGTCCAAGACCGGCGGACACCTCGGCCCCAACCTGGGAGTGGTGGAGCTCACGATCGCCCTGCACCGGGTCTTCGAGTCGCCCCGCGACAAGGTGCTCTGGGACACCGGCCACCAGAGTTACGTGCACAAGCTGCTCACCGGCCGCCAGGACTTCTCCCGCCTCAAGATGAAGGGCGGCCTCTCCGGCTACCCCTCGCAGGCCGAGTCCGAGCACGACGTCATCGAGAACAGCCACGCCTCCACGGTCCTCGGCTGGGCCGACGGCCTGGCCAAGGCCAACGAGGTACTGAAGAAGGACGACCACGTCGTCGCGGTCATCGGCGACGGCGCGCTCACCGGCGGTATGGCCTGGGAGGCGCTGAACAACATCGCCGCCGCCAAGGACCGCCCGCTGGTCATCGTGGTCAACGACAACGAGCGCTCGTACGCTCCCACGATCGGCGGCCTCGCCAACCACCTCGCCACGCTCCGTACGACCGACGGCTACGAGCGGTTCCTGGCCCGCGGCAAGGACATCCTGGAGCGCACGCCCGTCGTCGGCCGCCCGCTCTACGAGACCCTGCACGGCGCCAAGAAGGGCCTGAAGGACTTCATCGCCCCGCAGGGCATGTTCGAGGACCTCGGCCTGAAGTACGTCGGCCCCATCGACGGCCACGACATCGAGGCCCTGGAGTCCGCGCTCCAGCGCGCCAAGCGCTTCGGCGGCCCGGTCATCGTGCACTGCCTCACCGAGAAGGGCCGCGGCTACACCCCCGCCCTGGAGGACGAGGCCGACCGCTTCCACGCGGTGGGCAAGATCCACCCGGACACCGGTCTGCCGATCTCCACCTCCGGCCTCGACTGGACCTCGGTCTTCGGCGAGGAGATGCTCAAGCTCGGCCAGGAGCGCGAGGACATCGTCGCGATCACCGCGGCCATGCTCCAGCCGGTCGGCCTCGGCAAGTTCGAGGAGGCATTCCCGGACCGGATCTACGACGTCGGCATCGCCGAGCAGCACGGCGCGGTCTCCGCGGCGGGCCTGGCCACCGGCGGCCTCCACCCGGTCTTCGCGGTCTACGCCACCTTCCTCAACCGCGCCTTCGACCAGGTCCTGATGGATGTGGCCCTGCACAAGTGCGGCGTCACCTTCGTCCTGGACCGGGCCGGCGTCACCGGCACCGACGGCGCCTCGCACAACGGCATGTGGGACATGTCGATCCTCCAGTGCGTGCCCACCCTCCGGATCGCCGCCCCGCGCGACGCCGACCAGGTCCGCGCCCAGCTGCGCGAGGCCGTCGCCGTCGACGACGCGCCCACCGTGGTCCGCTTCTCCAAGGGCGCGGTCGGCCCGGCGGTCAAGGCCGTCGGCAAGGCCGGGGGCATGGACATCCTGCGCGAGCCGAAGGCGGCCCGCCCGGACGTCCTGATCGTCTCCGTCGGCGCGCTCGCCCCGATGTGCCTGGAGATCGCCGACCTGCTGGACGCCCAGGGCATCTCCTCCACCGTCGTCGACCCGCGCTGGGTCAAACCGGTGGACGAGGCGCTCGCCCCGCTCGCCGAGCGCCACCGCGTCGTCGTCACCGTCGAGGACAACAGCCGCGCCGGAGGGGTCGGCTCCGCCGTCGCCCAGGCGCTGCGCGACGCGGGCGTCGACGTACCGCTGCGCGACTTCGGCATCCCGCCGGTCTTCCTCGACCACGCCTCGCGCGGCGAGGTCATGGCCGAGATCGGACTGACCGCCCCGGACATCGCCCGCCAGGTCACCGGCCTGGTCGCGAAGCTGGACGGCCGCTTCGAGAGCCGCGCGGTGGAGCCCGCCCGCGACTGA
- a CDS encoding NYN domain-containing protein, with protein sequence MDDGAAVLVIVDGANVVGSVPDGWWRDRRGAAERLRDALVPYAADGLPGVPGPVEILLVVEGAARGVASVPGVEVASAPGSGDDLIAELAAAAGPERGCVVVTADRGLRQRVEAYGARCVGPRTVRPGPEGRS encoded by the coding sequence ATGGACGACGGCGCGGCGGTACTGGTGATCGTGGACGGGGCCAACGTGGTCGGGTCCGTGCCCGACGGGTGGTGGCGGGACCGGCGCGGGGCGGCCGAGCGGCTGCGGGACGCGCTGGTCCCGTACGCCGCGGACGGGCTGCCGGGGGTGCCCGGTCCCGTCGAGATCCTGCTCGTCGTGGAAGGGGCCGCCCGGGGTGTCGCGTCCGTGCCGGGCGTCGAGGTCGCCTCGGCCCCCGGCAGCGGTGACGACCTGATCGCCGAACTGGCGGCGGCCGCCGGGCCGGAGCGCGGTTGCGTCGTCGTCACCGCCGACCGGGGGCTGCGGCAGCGGGTCGAGGCGTACGGGGCACGGTGCGTCGGGCCCCGTACCGTACGGCCCGGTCCGGAGGGAAGGTCCTAG
- a CDS encoding sugar ABC transporter substrate-binding protein — MNTRMRRAAVAVAATTMAISLAACGSAKESGDKAEKGSEKKGNDLKIGLLLPENQTARYEKFDRPIIEKKIDELTDGKAKVTYNNAKQDATTQAQQIDTMITNKVDALIIGAVDAKAIENSVKKAKDAGIPVVAFDRLAEGPIDAYTSFDNEEVGRAQGTALLEALGDKADGATIVMMNGAITDPNAALFKKGAKSVLDGKVKYGKEYDTKEWKPENANANMEAAITALGKDKIDGVYSANDGMAGGIITALKGAGLSPLPPVTGQDAELAGVQRIVTGEQFMSVYKSYPAEGVVAAEMAVALAKGEKLDSIATSKVDNASQKGIPTVLVPVISLTKDNIKDTVVKDGIWTLDEICSGKYKASCDKIGLK; from the coding sequence ATGAACACGCGTATGCGTCGTGCCGCCGTTGCCGTTGCCGCCACCACGATGGCGATCTCGCTGGCCGCTTGCGGGAGCGCCAAGGAGTCCGGCGACAAGGCCGAAAAGGGCTCGGAGAAGAAGGGCAACGACCTGAAGATAGGTCTGCTCCTCCCCGAGAACCAGACGGCCCGTTACGAGAAGTTCGACCGTCCGATCATCGAGAAGAAGATCGACGAGCTCACGGACGGCAAGGCGAAGGTCACCTACAACAACGCCAAGCAGGACGCGACCACTCAGGCGCAGCAGATCGACACGATGATCACCAACAAGGTCGACGCGCTGATCATCGGTGCCGTGGACGCCAAGGCGATCGAGAACAGCGTCAAGAAGGCCAAGGACGCCGGCATCCCGGTCGTCGCCTTCGACCGCCTCGCCGAGGGCCCGATCGACGCCTACACCTCCTTCGACAACGAAGAGGTCGGCCGCGCACAGGGCACCGCGCTCCTGGAGGCCCTGGGCGACAAGGCCGACGGCGCCACGATCGTGATGATGAACGGCGCGATCACCGACCCGAACGCCGCGCTCTTCAAGAAGGGCGCCAAGTCCGTCCTCGACGGCAAGGTGAAGTACGGCAAGGAGTACGACACCAAGGAGTGGAAGCCGGAGAACGCCAACGCCAACATGGAAGCGGCGATCACCGCGCTCGGCAAGGACAAGATCGACGGCGTCTACTCCGCCAACGACGGCATGGCGGGCGGCATCATCACCGCCCTCAAGGGCGCCGGCCTCTCCCCGCTCCCCCCGGTCACCGGCCAGGACGCCGAGCTGGCGGGCGTGCAGCGCATCGTCACCGGTGAGCAGTTCATGAGCGTCTACAAGTCCTACCCGGCGGAGGGCGTCGTCGCCGCCGAGATGGCCGTCGCGCTCGCCAAGGGCGAGAAGCTGGACTCGATCGCCACCTCGAAGGTCGACAACGCCAGCCAGAAGGGCATCCCCACGGTCCTCGTCCCGGTCATCTCGCTGACCAAGGACAACATCAAGGACACCGTGGTCAAGGACGGCATCTGGACGCTGGACGAGATCTGCTCGGGCAAGTACAAGGCCTCCTGCGACAAGATCGGCCTGAAGTAG